A DNA window from Macadamia integrifolia cultivar HAES 741 chromosome 4, SCU_Mint_v3, whole genome shotgun sequence contains the following coding sequences:
- the LOC122076954 gene encoding pentatricopeptide repeat-containing protein At5g04780, mitochondrial-like, with product MTQVAAISLSCILRNCVTLSAISQAKQTHTQILARGFLPNVTLQTDLLLAYSKCGSLKDAFSIFNGMIERNMHSWNIIIYSHVQNSLFNEALAIFNGFLKVGLRPDHFTLPSIFKACTGLGDSRLGKNLHTWVFKLGLGDHVVVESSVLDLYAKCGNLMDAHRLFVKMSRRDVVVWNTMISGFGRAGDLAEVFGCFREMQRQRVKIDLRTVASILNACGRGGDLMKGKEIHGHVFKNAAFNGDVVIGNSLIDMYAKCGFLCSSEKVFVSMQDLNLVTWTTLISCYAFHGKGKQSLDIFEKMEACGFKPNSVTFTAVLASCSHSGLVDHGWRIFESMTSNYGMKPMVEHYACMVDLLSRLGYLKEALELIEKMPEQHAPSVWGALLGACRIHKNLEIGEIAAHRLFDVEPKNPSNYIALCSIYDSVGRMDGVLRIRSRMRELGLVKTPGCSWITIKSKVHRFYQGDISDTRVKMICETLDKMILTVMLPDGYG from the coding sequence ATGACCCAAGTAGCTGCCATTTCTTTGTCTTGCATTCTGAGGAATTGTGTCACTCTCTCGGCAATCTCCCAAGCAAAGCAAacccacactcaaatccttgccCGTGGCTTCCTTCCTAACGTCACTCTCCAAACCGATCTCTTGCTGGCCTACTCCAAATGCGGCAGCCTCAAAGATGCGTTTTCCATCTTTAATGGGATGATTGAAAGAAATATGCATTCATGGAACATTATTATATATTCACATGTACAAAATTCTCTCTTTAATGAAGCTCTTGCCATTTTTAATGGGTTTCTGAAGGTGGGTCTTCGTCCAGACCACTTTACGCTCCCTTCCATCTTTAAAGCTTGTACAGGACTTGGAGATTCTCGTTTGGGGAAGAATCTCCATACGTGGGTATTTAAACTTGGGTTAGGAGACCATGTTGTTGTAGAGAGTTCAGTACTGGATTTGTATGCTAAATGTGGGAACCTAATGGATGCCCATCGGTTGTTCGTCAAAATGTCTCGCAGGGACGTTGTTGTCTGGAATACAATGATTTCAGGATTTGGAAGGGCTGGAGATCTGGCAGaagtgtttggttgttttaggGAAATGCAGCGTCAAAGAGTGAAGATTGATTTGAGAACAGTTGCGAGCATCCTAAATGCCTGTGGAAGAGGAGGAGACCTGATGAAAGGGAAAGAGATACACGGGCATGTATTTAAGAATGCAGCTTTTAATGGAGATGTTGTCATTGGGAATTCTTTGATTGATATGTATGCAAAATGTGGGTTCTTGTGCAGTTCAGAAAAAGTTTTTGTCAGCATGCAAGATTTGAATTTGGTTACCTGGACTACATTGATATCTTGCTATGCGTTTCATGGCAAAGGGAAACAATCTTTggatatttttgagaaaatggaAGCTTGCGGATTTAAACCTAACTCTGTAACATTCACTGCGGTTCTGGCTAGTTGTAGTCACTCAGGGCTTGTCGATCATGGTTGGAGGATTTTTGAATCGATGACATCAAATTATGGGATGAAACCCATGGTAGAACATTATGCTTGTATGGTGGACCTCTTAAGCCGTCTTGGGTATCTAAAAGAAGCACTAGAATTGATCGAAAAGATGCCAGAACAACATGCACCAAGTGTTTGGGGTGCCCTTCTTGGTGCTTGCAGGATACACAAGAATCTGGAGATAGGAGAGATTGCTGCTCATCGGCTTTTTGATGTGGAGCCTAAAAATCCTAGTAATTACATTGCATTGTGTAGTATCTATGATTCTGTTGGTCGAATGGATGGAGTTCTAAGGATACGATCAAGGATGAGAGAACTAGGTTTAGTTAAAACACCTGGCTGTAGCTGGATTACCATTAAAAGTAAAGTTCATAGATTCTACCAAGGGGACATATCAGACACACGGGTAAAGATGATTTGTGAAACATTAGACAAGATGATTCTGACAGTGATGTTACCTGATGGTTATGGATAG